The Salvelinus namaycush isolate Seneca chromosome 28, SaNama_1.0, whole genome shotgun sequence genome contains a region encoding:
- the LOC120023453 gene encoding galectin-3-like — MDLSDALGGEPGWPGQNNQQGSGGVWPGGQPNQPTWPGQPGGQPGQPAPMWPGQQPNPSQPSWPGQPGGGQPGWPGQPGGGQPGQPTWPGQPGGGQPSQPTWPGQPGQISQPTAPGWPSPGPGPAQPTAPQNSSLKVPYDLNLPNGCYDKMLITIRGTVNQNAKMFTINLTKGNDIAMHFNPRFNDQGKKTIVRNSQIGNTWGKEEREHNHFPFTQGQPFEMKIMCTNSEFKVAVNSSHILEFKHRIRDIQSIKHLVIYNDVTLTSVEIDKL; from the exons ATGGAT CTTTCAGATGCTCTGGGTGGTGAACCGGGCTGGCCAGGCCAGAACAACCAGCAGGGTAGTGGGGGCGTGTGGCCTGGTGGGCAACCCAACCAGCCAACATGGCCAGGACAGCCTGGTGGTCAACCAGGCCAGCCCGCCCCCATGTGGCCTGGACAACAACCAAACCCTTCCCAACCCTCATGGCCCGGACAACCAGGAGGGGGGCAGCCCGGCTGGCCCGGACAACCAGGTGGGGGGCAGCCTGGCCAGCCAACCTGGCCCGGACAACCAGGTGGGGGACAGCCCAGTCAGCCGACATGGCCAGGGCAGCCAGGACAGATTAGCCAACCTACTGCACCCGGATGGCCAAGCCCCGGTCCAGGCCCTGCCCAACCAACTGCTCCACAAAATAGTTCACTG AAAGTGCCATATGACCTGAATCTGCCAAATGGATGCTACGACAAGATGCTCATCACAATTCGTGGGACAGTTAACCAAAATGCCAAAAT GTTCACCATCAATCTAACCAAAGGGAATGACATTGCCATGCACTTCAACCCACGCTTTAATGACCAGGGAAAGAAAACGATTGTGCGGAACAGTCAGATAGGCAATACATGGGgcaaagaggagagagagcacaATCACTTCCCCTTCACTCAGGGCCAGCCCTTCGAG ATGAAGATCATGTGCACTAACAGTGAGTTCAAGGTGGCAGTGAACAGCTCACACATCCTGGAGTTCAAACACCGCATCCGTGACATCCAATCCATCAAACACCTGGTCATCTATAATGATGTCACCCTCACGTCTGTGGAGATTGACAAACTATAA